The Mesorhizobium sp. INR15 region GCTCCCAGAGATAGGTGCGGCCGGTGAGAGTGGAATCCTTGCCGAATATGCCGAGGACGAAATCCATCAACCCCAGGTTCATGGCGACAAAGGCGACCACGACCAGCAGGCCCGCACCGACCACGAAAATCACCCGGCGGTAGCGGCTTGGCAGTTGCTTGCTGATGGCAAGCAGCGCCACCAGTGCCAGGACCGCTGGCACCGAGGCGATGGAGGTCGCGGAATGCGAGATGGCCAACAGATAGGCCGACAAAAGCATGATCGGCGCTGTGAGGATGAGACTTAGCCGGCCGCGCCGGAGAAAGGCCAGGAAGACGACGCAGAAATAGATGCCGAGCGAGGCGACAAAGCCGATCTGGTTCTTCGAGGCGAAAGCGCCAACGAAATTAAAGGTCCCGTCCAGGACATCAGCGGAATAGTGGCCAACCCTGAGCGAGTAGAGCAGGACGACAAAAATCCCGGCCAGGGCGCCTATCGTCAAGGTGCGCACGCTGATCGTTCGCGCCGCGATATAGGCACAGGCGATATGCGAAAAATACTGGACTGCTGTCCTAGCCGTGACGCTCGGCGCCGCCGACCAGAAGACCGAGAAACAGACATAGGCGGCGAGCAGCAGCGGCAGCCAAGCGCTGGACAGTTGCCGCAGGAAGCGCCGGTAGTCGACAAGGATGAGCGGCAGCCAGACGGCATAGTAGGCAAGGATGAGAACCTGGCCGAAAACAACCGAGTAGGAAAACGCCCAGATGGAGACGGCGACGGCAAAACCACCGTAAACCGTGTTTCTCTCCGGATCGATCAGCAGCGCTTTTGGAATCTTCATGTCAGATTCGGCTCAATGCAGCTCGTATACCGAGCGCAATGCGGACCAGCAGGCATATCCGCGAACAAGGGTGTGCAATCGAAGGCGTCTCCATTGTGCAGTGCAATATAACCTATCGCGCCTGCCGCTCAATGGCAAATCCGGTCAACTTGTCTTACAGCCGATCGCAGGGCGTGCCCTCCCGAATGAGGCTCGCGGCGGACAGCTCGCCTACCACAGCGCTCCGCCGGTAACCTGGATGTTCTCCATGGTGATGCCTTTGGCCAGATCGGAGCAGAGGAAGACCGCAAGTGCGGCAATCTCCCGCGGCTGCAGCATGCGCTGCTGCGGGTTGCCGCGCGCGATCTCGGCCATCGCGTCTTCGGCTGTCCGGCCCTTGCCCTCGCGCTCGACCACCTGCGCCACGTTGCGGCGCATCAGTTCTGTTTCGACCCAGGTCGGGCTGATCATGACGCAGGTAACGCCGTGGGGAGCACCTTCCAGGGCCACGCAGCGGGTCAGGCCGAGCAGGCCGGCCTTGGAGGCACAATAGGCCGGATTGTCCTTCCAGCCGACCGAGGCGGCGGTCGAGCCGATGTTGACGATACGGCCCCAGCCGCGCCCGATCATGCCGGGAAGCACGGCGCGGGTGGCGCGGAAGGCGCCGGTGAGATTGGTGTCGACGATCTTGTCCCACAGCGCGTCGGGATGGCCGCATACCGGCTGCTCGGCGGTGGTGCCGGCGGCGTTGACCAGGATGTCCGCGGGCCCGATGACGGCTTCGGCTTCGGTCATGAAACGGTTGGTGATATCGCTGTCGCGAACATCGAGATGAGCGGCATGCACCCTGGTTCCATGAGCAGCCAGGGCCGCCTGCACGCGCTCGACTTCATCGGCGCCGGGATAGTAGGCGGCGTCGGATTTATTCGCACCGGCGGGCGCGATGTAGGAGCCGACGGCGACATTGGCGCCGGCTTGCGCCAGCGCCGTGGCAATGGCGAAGCCCATGCCCGAAAAGCCGCCGGTGACGATCGCGCCACGGCCAGCAAGGTTTGTCATCGCGCGCATTCTCCGCTCGGTTGAGACAAGCAATCAGGTCCGCGAGGATTTGTCGACGCGACCCACGACATCAACGCCCCCTTAAAGCGGCTTGCCCAGCCAGTCGCGATAGAACCCTTCGAGATCAGGCTCGAAATCGTGCACGATGGGATAGCCGGGCGCGGCGGCCTCGACCTCATGCAAGGTGCCGCATCGCGGGCAGATGAATTCACGGATCTCCATCCATTGCGGGTCGGGAATGTCGCTGTTCGGATAGATCTCGCGCAGCGCCTCCTCGGTGTTGCGGACATGGATCGCTGCCTTGAGCTTCCAGTTCTTGCGGTAGTCGCCAAAGGAGTGACCGCACTCGCATCTTGTGATCCGCTCATCGCCGCTCTGGCAGATGAAGAGGTGATCGGAAACCGGCAGCAGGATCGGATCCTTCCAGGCAACGCGATCCTGATAGACGGCGACCATCTTGAAGAAGCGGTCATCGTCCTTGTAGGCGCTCATGATCCGCCTTGTCTGCGGCCAGGGCAGCTGGCCGGCAGCCAGATCGCGGAGAACTTCCTTGCTGTATGCGGTCATGGTTTTGCTCCCGGCATGAAGATCGATCTGGCATCGACGTTCCAAAAATCGCTGAAATCCCTGGTGAAGCGCTGCGACAGCTTGATCGCGCTGGCATACATTTTCTTCACTTCCGGCGCGAAGTCGGCCTGCTCGACGCGGCCGCGCTCGGCGGCAATCCAGTCCGCGACCGGAATGGCCTTGGCCAGGCGCGCCTTGCGCATCTCGGCGCGGCGCTTGACCGTGGCGTCGATGTCGGCCAGCGGATAGCCGTCGGCATCGTCCTTGAGAATGATGCCGAAGACGTTTTCCGACGCCTCGCGGGTGAGAAAACCGTTCTCGACATCCCAGGCCGTCTTGATCGGATCGCGCTCCAGCACATCGCCGTAACCGCCACCGCCGTTGTAGGAATGGCTGAAGATGTCGCCGGACTTGTGCGGCGAGGTGATGTAGGGGCCTTCGACCACGACATGATCGCCGCCGATGTTTTTCTCATAGTCCGAGACATGTGGGTCGATGCCTGGCGCATGCGCCAGAGGAGCTCCCTTCGCGGCAAGTTCGTGGATGTTGGAGTTGCGCACCGCGCGATGCTTCTGACAGGTCGGTGCCGGATAGCCGCCACACAAGCCGCCATTGTCGAACACACGTGAGGAGTGTTCGGAGGTGTGGAGCCTGAGATGCGAGGTCTTGTTGATCAGCCAGGTCGAGACGAAGGAACAGCCGCCGCGATATTTGCCGGCGCCGCCTGAATTCGGCACGATCGAACGGCCGATATAGACCATCGGCATCGATTGTTCCCAGACCTCGATGTTGCCCATGTCGGATTCGGGGTTCCAGCCGACATAGGCAGTGTCGAGGCCATCCGCGATGGCGAGCGCACCGGAGCCAGCGGCGGCACACTCGAAATGCGCCATACCGAAGGGCGTGCCGTACTGGCTTTCGCCGCCCATCTCGATCATCGGGCTGTTGACCTGACCGACGAACGCTTCCTCGACGAATCCCCGGGCGATGAAGCCTCGCGACAACAGCCGCTGGAACACGCCATAGGCCGGCAGCAGCAAGGCCCATGAGGTCGCCGTCGCCACCATCTCGTTGTCAGGATTGGTCCAGGTGCCGTGCGGAAGTTTCAGCTCGGTCGCCATCCAGGCGCCGTCATTGACCAGCCCTTCGAAATTCATGTGCTGGGTCAGCGTCACGAACATGCCGCCATCCATCCCGGCCGGCGTGCAGTTCATCGAATGGTAGCCCCAGGGCTGCGTACCCTCGAAGTCCATGGTGATCTTGCCGTCGGTGGTGATCTCCATCTCGATCGGGATGTTGTAGAGCCAGTCGGGATCGCCAAGCAGCTGGAAACCGGGCTTGCCCGCCGTGACGTGGCCATAGAACGTATGGCCGCGATAGATGCCGGGAACGGTGAGCTGGCGGGTGCGGGCGAGCTGGGCGCGGCGGCCCTCCTCGATGAATTCCTTCGACACTTTCATCCAGTAGTCGAGGCCGATCTCGGAGATCAGCTGCTTGACGCTTTCGCGCATGTCGATGCAGGAGGCGACCTTGGCCTTTTCGTCCAGCACCCAGTAGATCGGCATGCGCAGATTGCGCTCGCAACGGATGACGTAGTCGCGGCGGATTTCGTCATTCTCGCCGATCTTCTCGGCGCAGACGAACAGCCCTTCGGTGAAGCGCTCCTGCGCAAGACAGACATCGCCGCCGGGCGTGATGCCGCCGGCTTCCAGTTCATGGCAGACCGCACCGGCCCAGCCGACAAGGGTGCCTTCATGGAAGATCGGCACGACGTCCATCACGTCGGGTACCTGCACCGTACCGATGAAGGCGTCGTTGTTGGCAAAAATATCGCCTTCGCGGATGCGCGGGTTTTCCTCGTAATTGTTCTTGATCATCCACTTGATGAAACGGCTCATCGTGTGGACGTGGACCATGATGCCGTTGGAGAGCGCGATGGCGTCACCTTCGGGCGTGTAGATGGCGACCACCATCTCGCCGACCTCGCGCACGCCAGGCGAGGCCGAGATGCGGCGGGCCATTTCGCGGGCCGAGACGCAATAGGCGCGCAGCTTGGTATGCAGCGTCTCGAATTTCAGCGGGTCCTGGTTGCGTAGCGACAGTTCGGTGATGCCGTCATAGCAGCCGGTCTCTTCCATCAGCCGTTCGGAATCGAGCAGCCTTTCGCGCAGGCGCAGGGCCGAGGCAGGTTTGTCCAACATGGCGGTCGCCCTCTCAAGCGTGGGTGTAGTGCAGCAGCGTCCATTCATCGACATGGACACGGTCTTGCGGGTGAACGACGAGCGTCGTGGCAGGATGTTCGATGATGGCCGGGCCGATCACTTCATGGCCGGGCTGCAACAGGTCCATCTCGTAGAGATTGGCCTTGTGCCAGCGCCCGCCGATATAGGCCTCGCGGACACCCTTGTGAGCGGAGATAGGATCGGACTTGCCCAGCGGGCGCTTCAAGAGCACCGGCTTGACCTTGTCGGCGGTGGCGATCAGGCCGAGCTCGGTGATCGTGAAGCCGGCCTCGCCATAACGCGAGACGCGGTGATTGACCTTGGCATAGACCGCCTCGAACTCGTCGAGAACCTTGCGCATGTCGTCGGCTGAGTTGACCTCGGCCAGCGGCGCCATGACTTCGACGTCCTCGAGCTGGCCGGTGTAGCGCATCATCAGGAACGGCACGGTCTTGATCTTCTCGCGTGCATGGCCATCGGCGATCATCTCGTCGACCGCGGCCTTGGTCAGATCGTTCCACACCGTGGTGACCTTGGCACCGAAGCCGGCCAGCGTCGCCTCATCGGCACGAGACGGGATGTCGTGCTGCGTCGACACCGAATGCCGGCGCATGAAGTCGGCCGTGGTGCAACCGAAGGCGGAAAAGGCGGCGGCGAACTGGAAGGTAATGATGTCCTTGAAGCCGATGCCGCGCGAGCAGCCGGCAAGGTGCAGCGGACCCGAACCGCCATAGGACAGCAGCGTGAACTCGGAGGGATGGATGCCCTGGCCGGAGATGACCCGGCGCAGCGCGTTGTTGGCGTCGGCTTCCAGCATGTCGATCATGCCTTCAGCAGCTTCCTCGACGCCGACACCGAGCAGGCTGGAGCATTTCTCCTCGAAGGCTTTACGCGCTTTCTCGACCTGCAGGATGACCTTGCCGCCAAGGAAGTAGTGAGGGTTCAACCGGCCGAGAATGGCGTCGCAATCGGCGATGGTGGGTTCGGTTCCGCCCTTGGCGAAGCAGATCGGGCCGGGGTCGGAGCCAGCACTTTCCGGCCCGAGGCTGACTTTCTTGGTCAAGGGATCGACCTTGAGGATCATGCCGGCCCCAGCGCCGATCGTGTCGAGATGCAGCGTCGGCACGTTGAGCTTGAAACGATCCATCAGCGGCTCGTTCTCGATCCGCGTCTGGCCGCGCGAAATGACACCCATGTCAAAGGAGGTACCGCCCATGTCCGAGCAGATCAGCGAGTCGTTGCCGATCAACTTGCCGACATAGGCAGCGCCCAGAATGCCGCCGATCGGGCCGGAGATCATGGTCTCGTGCAGGCGCGGATGGTTGATCGAGGTCAGGCCGCCGAAGGAGAGCAGCGTCTGCACGCCATATTTGAAGCCATACTTCTTCGAGACGTCCTCGATACCCTTGAGCTGCTTGCGGCCGCGCGAGGTGGCGTAAGCCTCGATCAGCACCGAGTTCAGCCGCGACTGTTCGCGGATGACCGGACGCACTTCGTGGCTGGTGTAGACGGTGATCTCGGCGCCGGCTTTTTCGATCTCCTCACGGCAGATCTCGGCGATGCGCTTCTCGTGCACCGGATTGACGTGCGAGAAGATCGTCATGATGCAGATCCCCTCGACCTTGTCGGCGATCAGCTTCCTGGCGGCAGCGGCAACCTCATGTTCGTAGAGCGGTAGCACGATGTCGCCGAACTGGTCGATGCGCTCGGTGACGCCATGCGTGCGGCGGCGCGGCACCAGCGGATCGGGATGGTGATGGGTCACCGCGTGGAGCCGGTCGGCATAGGAATAGTCGGCCCAGGCCTGCAACCCCCGGCCCATCAGGATCATGTCCTCGAGGCCCTTGGTGGTGATCAGGCCAAGCCTGCGTCCGGTGCGCGACAGAAGCGTATTGAGCATGCCGGTGCCGGAATAGAGCACGACGTTGACGCCGGAGAACAGCTGCTCCAGCGAGATGCCCCAGGCATCCGCCGCGTCCTCGGCGGAAGCGAGAAAACCCTCGGCCTCGTTCTTCGGCGTGGTTGCCGACTTGCCGATCTTGAAGTGGCCGTCCTGATCGACAAGGATCGTGTCGGTCATGGTGCCGCCGGCGTCGATGCCGATGACAATTGGATTGCCAATGATGGGGCCGGCGGGGTTGGGCTGGGTCACGGTCGCCTCGGAATGTGGTCTAGGATGGCCACAGGCTAGATTCGACCGGTGGCCTCGCGCCATATGCCTAAAGACACAATGACGGTCGGGCTGACATCGCCGAGAAAAGGGCATGCGCATGAGCACTATCTGGGCGCCGCTCGCCAGGGCGATCGCCGCCACCGGCACGGAGCGCCATGTCGACTGCCTGATCGACCTGATCGGCGCCGACATTGCGCATGACCTCGTCACCGTGACCCGCTATTCGGCGACGCAGACGCCCGAATTCATCAAGCACCGGCGCTTTTCCGACGAGATGGTCCAGCGCTACCTCGCCAGCTACTATGTCTTCGACCCGTTCTATGCCTCCTGGCGGCGCGAGCGGCGGCTGGGCATCATGCCCTTGAAGCGGTTCGCCGATGACCAGGCCAAGCGCGGCCAGTACATAG contains the following coding sequences:
- a CDS encoding hydantoinase/oxoprolinase family protein, with product MGNPIVIGIDAGGTMTDTILVDQDGHFKIGKSATTPKNEAEGFLASAEDAADAWGISLEQLFSGVNVVLYSGTGMLNTLLSRTGRRLGLITTKGLEDMILMGRGLQAWADYSYADRLHAVTHHHPDPLVPRRRTHGVTERIDQFGDIVLPLYEHEVAAAARKLIADKVEGICIMTIFSHVNPVHEKRIAEICREEIEKAGAEITVYTSHEVRPVIREQSRLNSVLIEAYATSRGRKQLKGIEDVSKKYGFKYGVQTLLSFGGLTSINHPRLHETMISGPIGGILGAAYVGKLIGNDSLICSDMGGTSFDMGVISRGQTRIENEPLMDRFKLNVPTLHLDTIGAGAGMILKVDPLTKKVSLGPESAGSDPGPICFAKGGTEPTIADCDAILGRLNPHYFLGGKVILQVEKARKAFEEKCSSLLGVGVEEAAEGMIDMLEADANNALRRVISGQGIHPSEFTLLSYGGSGPLHLAGCSRGIGFKDIITFQFAAAFSAFGCTTADFMRRHSVSTQHDIPSRADEATLAGFGAKVTTVWNDLTKAAVDEMIADGHAREKIKTVPFLMMRYTGQLEDVEVMAPLAEVNSADDMRKVLDEFEAVYAKVNHRVSRYGEAGFTITELGLIATADKVKPVLLKRPLGKSDPISAHKGVREAYIGGRWHKANLYEMDLLQPGHEVIGPAIIEHPATTLVVHPQDRVHVDEWTLLHYTHA
- a CDS encoding O-antigen ligase, producing the protein MKIPKALLIDPERNTVYGGFAVAVSIWAFSYSVVFGQVLILAYYAVWLPLILVDYRRFLRQLSSAWLPLLLAAYVCFSVFWSAAPSVTARTAVQYFSHIACAYIAARTISVRTLTIGALAGIFVVLLYSLRVGHYSADVLDGTFNFVGAFASKNQIGFVASLGIYFCVVFLAFLRRGRLSLILTAPIMLLSAYLLAISHSATSIASVPAVLALVALLAISKQLPSRYRRVIFVVGAGLLVVVAFVAMNLGLMDFVLGIFGKDSTLTGRTYLWEQGWDAAQQSPILGVGYAAYWVQGFSEAERLWNEFYISARSGFHFHNTYIEALVELGFVGAGLISLIILRTLHGHVSAVVFRTWQAEPVILAGVMVLLLIRSFVEVDILNPYIMGSFLLYYSYFRLTPVPVSRPRWTPAGLVEPNLAKG
- a CDS encoding acetone carboxylase subunit gamma, giving the protein MTAYSKEVLRDLAAGQLPWPQTRRIMSAYKDDDRFFKMVAVYQDRVAWKDPILLPVSDHLFICQSGDERITRCECGHSFGDYRKNWKLKAAIHVRNTEEALREIYPNSDIPDPQWMEIREFICPRCGTLHEVEAAAPGYPIVHDFEPDLEGFYRDWLGKPL
- a CDS encoding SDR family NAD(P)-dependent oxidoreductase translates to MTNLAGRGAIVTGGFSGMGFAIATALAQAGANVAVGSYIAPAGANKSDAAYYPGADEVERVQAALAAHGTRVHAAHLDVRDSDITNRFMTEAEAVIGPADILVNAAGTTAEQPVCGHPDALWDKIVDTNLTGAFRATRAVLPGMIGRGWGRIVNIGSTAASVGWKDNPAYCASKAGLLGLTRCVALEGAPHGVTCVMISPTWVETELMRRNVAQVVEREGKGRTAEDAMAEIARGNPQQRMLQPREIAALAVFLCSDLAKGITMENIQVTGGALW
- a CDS encoding hydantoinase B/oxoprolinase family protein, yielding MLDKPASALRLRERLLDSERLMEETGCYDGITELSLRNQDPLKFETLHTKLRAYCVSAREMARRISASPGVREVGEMVVAIYTPEGDAIALSNGIMVHVHTMSRFIKWMIKNNYEENPRIREGDIFANNDAFIGTVQVPDVMDVVPIFHEGTLVGWAGAVCHELEAGGITPGGDVCLAQERFTEGLFVCAEKIGENDEIRRDYVIRCERNLRMPIYWVLDEKAKVASCIDMRESVKQLISEIGLDYWMKVSKEFIEEGRRAQLARTRQLTVPGIYRGHTFYGHVTAGKPGFQLLGDPDWLYNIPIEMEITTDGKITMDFEGTQPWGYHSMNCTPAGMDGGMFVTLTQHMNFEGLVNDGAWMATELKLPHGTWTNPDNEMVATATSWALLLPAYGVFQRLLSRGFIARGFVEEAFVGQVNSPMIEMGGESQYGTPFGMAHFECAAAGSGALAIADGLDTAYVGWNPESDMGNIEVWEQSMPMVYIGRSIVPNSGGAGKYRGGCSFVSTWLINKTSHLRLHTSEHSSRVFDNGGLCGGYPAPTCQKHRAVRNSNIHELAAKGAPLAHAPGIDPHVSDYEKNIGGDHVVVEGPYITSPHKSGDIFSHSYNGGGGYGDVLERDPIKTAWDVENGFLTREASENVFGIILKDDADGYPLADIDATVKRRAEMRKARLAKAIPVADWIAAERGRVEQADFAPEVKKMYASAIKLSQRFTRDFSDFWNVDARSIFMPGAKP